In one Chitinophaga sancti genomic region, the following are encoded:
- a CDS encoding RagB/SusD family nutrient uptake outer membrane protein — MQKYITRLKWTSMALVLWVLAGSCSKELEQRPVSTADRNAIFGNEAGLKLYANSFYDVLPAMGDVFRGDAMADYSAVNAVPDFLRDGAYNSRVQAEIDNWKWTKLRNINYFLANNNNPAVSETIRNNYNGLARFFRAWFYFDKVKRYGDVPWIGTPLGIADSSLYAARSPRKQVIDSIIADLDYAAANITLATDATASQITKYTAYGLKSRICLFEGTYRKYHTSLGLAAGAPALLQAAADAAKVVMDQGGFSLNQAGGTGASYRQLFISAAPVASEVMLANVASSTLSVFNDANWYYTSATYGVRLSLTRKFVNTYLNIDGTPFTDVAGYETKTFAQETQNRDMRLSQTIRTSGYTRTDNGKTVAAPPVFSYTYTGYMPKKWSLDDTYYDGGSNNTNSICIMRYAEMLLNYAEAKAELNTLTDADWAATVGALRKRAGITSGTTTKPTVADQYLVTNYFNKAGDPTDATVLEIRRERGIELVLEGFRYYDLVRWNDGELLVQQWNGMYVPALDVPMDLNGDGVMDVCFYQTLPATQVSGVTYISVAPTVSGVTNPTQLSHGNSGEIKWLDNIARVNWADFRYLYPLPYTELQLNTKLVQNPGWENL, encoded by the coding sequence ATGCAAAAATATATTACCCGGTTGAAATGGACCTCGATGGCGCTGGTGTTGTGGGTACTCGCAGGCAGCTGTTCAAAAGAACTGGAACAGCGTCCGGTATCTACTGCTGACAGAAATGCGATCTTCGGTAACGAAGCCGGTCTGAAATTATACGCCAATTCATTTTATGATGTACTGCCTGCTATGGGCGATGTGTTCAGAGGCGACGCCATGGCAGATTACAGTGCTGTAAATGCGGTACCTGATTTTCTGCGTGATGGCGCTTACAACTCACGTGTACAGGCGGAAATTGATAACTGGAAATGGACCAAACTGCGTAACATCAATTATTTCCTGGCAAACAATAACAATCCTGCTGTATCAGAAACCATCCGTAACAACTATAATGGTTTAGCACGTTTCTTCCGTGCATGGTTCTACTTTGATAAAGTAAAACGTTATGGTGATGTACCCTGGATTGGTACACCACTGGGTATTGCAGACAGCTCATTGTATGCGGCACGTTCTCCCCGCAAGCAGGTGATTGATTCTATCATCGCTGACCTGGATTATGCTGCAGCAAACATCACACTGGCTACTGATGCTACTGCCAGCCAGATCACGAAGTATACCGCCTATGGTCTGAAATCACGTATCTGCCTTTTCGAAGGTACTTATAGAAAATACCATACATCACTGGGCCTGGCCGCTGGTGCACCTGCTTTACTGCAGGCTGCTGCTGATGCTGCTAAGGTGGTAATGGATCAGGGTGGTTTTAGCCTGAATCAAGCTGGTGGTACCGGTGCTTCTTACCGTCAGCTGTTCATCAGTGCAGCTCCTGTAGCGTCAGAAGTTATGCTGGCAAACGTAGCAAGCAGCACGCTGTCAGTATTTAATGATGCGAACTGGTATTATACCAGTGCTACTTATGGGGTACGTCTGAGCTTAACACGTAAGTTTGTTAACACTTACCTGAATATAGATGGTACGCCATTCACAGATGTAGCTGGTTATGAAACCAAAACATTTGCGCAGGAAACACAGAACAGGGATATGCGTTTGTCACAGACGATACGCACAAGTGGCTATACCCGTACCGATAATGGAAAAACTGTTGCAGCTCCGCCAGTATTTTCTTATACTTACACCGGCTATATGCCTAAGAAATGGAGTCTTGATGACACCTATTATGACGGAGGGTCCAACAATACAAATTCCATCTGTATCATGCGTTATGCAGAAATGCTGCTGAATTATGCGGAAGCCAAAGCTGAGCTGAATACACTGACTGATGCCGATTGGGCAGCTACAGTAGGTGCATTGAGAAAGAGAGCAGGTATTACCAGTGGTACTACTACTAAACCAACAGTAGCTGATCAGTATTTAGTTACCAATTACTTTAACAAGGCTGGAGATCCTACCGATGCGACTGTCCTGGAGATCAGGAGAGAGCGTGGTATAGAACTGGTACTGGAAGGTTTCCGTTACTATGACCTGGTAAGATGGAATGATGGTGAACTGTTGGTACAGCAATGGAATGGTATGTATGTACCAGCGCTGGATGTACCAATGGACCTGAATGGTGATGGCGTAATGGATGTATGTTTCTACCAGACACTGCCTGCTACCCAGGTAAGTGGTGTGACCTACATCAGTGTAGCGCCTACTGTGAGTGGTGTAACCAATCCTACACAGTTGTCTCATGGCAACTCTGGAGAGATCAAGTGGCTGGATAACATTGCCAGGGTAAACTGGGCTGACTTCCGCTACCTGTACCCATTACCATACACAGAACTGCAGCTGAACACAAAACTGGTGCAGAATCCTGGATGGGAGAATTTGTAA
- a CDS encoding SusC/RagA family TonB-linked outer membrane protein: MKRWLCILLFTCCVLNTYAQSRIVKGRVTDESGQPIIGATVKVLGTAIGTGTDEKGQFSLNATENPTLVISSIGFLSDTVLVTAQADVRVIMKSNVASLNDVVVVGYGTQKKVNLTGAVTQVSGKVLENRPIPNLSQGLQGVIPNLNLTMGDGKPIQSPAYNIRGTTSIGQGGNALVLIDGVEGDPSMLNPSDVASISVLKDASSAAVYGARAAFGVVLITTKTPTKDKVTVTYTSNYSSKKPTTIPDMVSNGYQYAVGFSDAWSAWNDYAQTPQNINKTQKFSAAYLQALKEHNDNPALPKTDKDANGNYVYYGNTDWYDLLYKNHTASMDQNLSVSGSSGNASYYITGRYYGQDGLFRFNSDDYKMYNMRAKGTIQLTPWLQVYNNTEYANRSYHNPLNVGEGGGIFRNMADEAHPTSMLLNPDGSLTYTAAYTVGDLYYGKNGINLARQIFRNTTGFTANVLKNKLRIIGNMTWQNITDDQKRRRVQVPYSAAPGVVAYVGTGYNELMNADSSTKYLATNLYAEYETNIGHDHYFKAMAGVNYEQSTGSGFSLTRNGLIYSDANDMNLALGSNISTSGGYEKWAIQGEFFRLNYAFKERYLLEVNGRYDGSSKFPTDQRYAFFPSVSGGWRVSKEAFWKVPAKAISDLKVRGSWGSLGNGNINSYAFQEKFAISQSTRVINGVRPQQTVQPSVIPNGLTWETSTTRNIGLDLSALNDHLTFSGDMYTRVTTDMFTVGQTLPAVFGTDVPKGNYADLKTKGWEVSVTWRDQFNVAEKPLHYSVTANVADYTAKITKYNNTNNKLTDYYAGQTVGEIWGYENDGYWTADNVGKAAAAQALFKASNSGQWLPGDIKFKDRNGDGVINNGTNTVGNPGDMRVIGNSTPRYTYGVGINADWNNFFFGVFFQGVGKQDWWPGNENDVFWGQYNRPYNYMPKSQIGKIWSAENPNTYFPRYRGYVAQNGSGELYAKQTKYLQNVRYLRMKNIQVGYSLPKALVSRAKLQAAKIYLSGENLFSWSPLYKVTKDLDVESIGRSDMIANPNPTDNMGNGNNYPILKSFTLGLNITL; encoded by the coding sequence ATGAAAAGATGGTTATGCATCCTTCTATTTACATGTTGCGTGCTGAACACATATGCACAGTCGCGTATCGTGAAAGGCCGGGTGACTGACGAAAGCGGACAACCGATTATTGGTGCAACAGTAAAAGTATTGGGCACTGCTATCGGAACTGGTACTGACGAGAAAGGTCAATTCAGTCTGAATGCAACAGAAAATCCAACTTTAGTGATCAGTTCAATCGGCTTTTTGTCCGACACCGTACTGGTAACTGCGCAGGCTGATGTTCGTGTTATAATGAAAAGTAATGTAGCCTCCCTCAATGACGTAGTTGTTGTAGGTTATGGTACGCAGAAAAAAGTAAACCTGACAGGGGCTGTTACACAGGTAAGCGGCAAGGTGCTGGAAAATCGTCCTATTCCTAACCTCAGCCAGGGCCTGCAGGGTGTGATCCCTAACCTGAACCTTACTATGGGCGATGGTAAACCTATTCAGTCTCCAGCTTATAACATCCGTGGTACGACCTCTATTGGTCAGGGTGGTAATGCCCTCGTACTGATCGATGGGGTAGAAGGTGACCCAAGTATGCTGAACCCTTCTGATGTAGCAAGTATTTCTGTATTGAAAGATGCATCTTCTGCTGCTGTATATGGTGCAAGAGCAGCCTTCGGGGTTGTGCTCATTACCACCAAAACACCTACTAAAGACAAGGTGACTGTTACCTACACTTCCAACTATTCCAGCAAGAAACCTACTACCATCCCTGATATGGTGTCTAACGGGTACCAATATGCTGTAGGATTTAGTGATGCATGGTCTGCATGGAATGATTATGCACAAACGCCGCAGAATATCAACAAAACCCAGAAATTCTCTGCTGCTTACCTGCAGGCACTGAAGGAACATAATGACAACCCTGCCCTGCCTAAAACGGATAAGGACGCCAATGGTAACTATGTATATTATGGTAATACTGATTGGTATGACTTATTATATAAGAACCACACCGCATCTATGGACCAGAATCTGTCTGTTTCCGGTAGCAGCGGCAATGCCTCTTATTATATAACAGGTCGTTATTATGGCCAGGATGGTCTCTTCCGTTTTAACTCTGATGATTACAAAATGTATAACATGCGTGCCAAGGGTACTATTCAACTGACCCCATGGCTGCAGGTATATAATAATACAGAATATGCCAACCGTTCTTATCATAACCCCCTGAACGTAGGTGAAGGTGGCGGTATCTTCAGAAACATGGCGGATGAGGCGCACCCTACTTCCATGCTGCTGAACCCTGATGGTTCCCTCACTTATACAGCTGCTTACACTGTAGGTGATTTATATTATGGTAAGAATGGTATTAACCTGGCTCGCCAGATATTCAGAAATACAACCGGTTTTACTGCCAATGTGTTAAAGAACAAACTGCGCATTATTGGTAACATGACCTGGCAGAACATCACTGACGACCAAAAGAGAAGAAGAGTACAGGTACCTTACAGCGCTGCTCCCGGAGTAGTTGCGTATGTGGGTACAGGTTATAATGAACTGATGAACGCCGATTCATCTACCAAATACCTGGCCACTAACCTGTATGCAGAGTACGAAACAAACATCGGCCATGACCATTACTTCAAGGCAATGGCGGGTGTAAACTATGAACAATCTACTGGTAGCGGTTTCTCCCTCACCAGGAATGGCCTGATCTATAGTGATGCAAATGATATGAACCTGGCGCTGGGTAGCAATATCTCCACTTCCGGTGGTTATGAGAAATGGGCGATCCAGGGTGAGTTCTTCCGTTTGAACTATGCCTTTAAGGAGCGTTACCTCCTGGAAGTAAATGGTCGTTATGATGGTAGCTCCAAGTTTCCTACCGACCAGCGTTATGCCTTCTTCCCATCTGTATCCGGTGGCTGGAGAGTGTCTAAGGAAGCATTCTGGAAAGTACCGGCAAAAGCTATCTCTGACCTGAAAGTGCGTGGTTCATGGGGTTCACTGGGTAATGGTAACATCAATTCCTATGCATTCCAGGAGAAATTTGCAATCTCACAAAGCACTCGTGTGATTAATGGGGTCAGACCTCAGCAAACCGTTCAGCCATCTGTTATTCCAAATGGTCTGACATGGGAAACGTCTACTACCCGCAACATAGGTCTGGACCTGTCTGCGCTGAACGATCACCTGACTTTTAGCGGTGATATGTATACCCGTGTAACTACTGATATGTTTACTGTCGGTCAGACTTTACCTGCTGTATTCGGTACAGATGTTCCAAAAGGTAACTATGCGGATCTGAAAACAAAAGGCTGGGAAGTTTCCGTAACCTGGAGAGACCAGTTCAATGTAGCGGAAAAACCACTCCATTACTCAGTAACAGCTAACGTAGCTGACTATACTGCAAAGATCACCAAGTACAATAACACCAATAACAAGCTGACTGACTATTACGCTGGTCAGACGGTAGGTGAGATCTGGGGTTATGAGAACGACGGTTACTGGACTGCGGACAACGTAGGTAAGGCTGCTGCTGCACAGGCGCTGTTCAAAGCTTCTAACAGTGGTCAGTGGCTGCCGGGTGATATCAAATTCAAGGACAGGAACGGTGATGGTGTGATCAACAACGGTACAAACACAGTAGGTAATCCTGGTGATATGAGGGTGATTGGTAACTCCACGCCTCGTTATACTTATGGCGTTGGTATCAATGCAGACTGGAACAATTTCTTCTTTGGTGTATTCTTCCAAGGAGTAGGCAAACAGGACTGGTGGCCTGGTAATGAGAACGATGTGTTCTGGGGTCAGTACAACAGGCCTTACAACTATATGCCTAAATCACAGATTGGCAAGATCTGGTCAGCAGAAAATCCAAACACTTATTTCCCCCGCTATCGTGGTTATGTAGCACAGAATGGTTCCGGTGAACTGTATGCTAAACAAACCAAGTATTTACAGAACGTAAGATACCTGCGTATGAAGAATATTCAGGTGGGTTATAGTCTGCCAAAGGCACTGGTATCAAGAGCGAAACTGCAGGCAGCTAAGATCTATCTCTCCGGTGAAAACCTGTTCTCCTGGTCTCCGCTTTACAAAGTGACCAAAGATCTGGATGTGGAAAGCATTGGTCGTTCTGATATGATTGCCAACCCCAATCCTACGGATAACATGGGTAACGGTAACAACTATCCTATCCTGAAGAGCTTCACCTTAGGTTTAAACATTACCCTGTAA
- a CDS encoding Kelch repeat-containing protein, with translation MPGLPSSVVVKCHLFITTVLLSVFVFSPYALCAQGVYGLEFAGKKIAQELRTSLNLFPDKPLTVKDNLDLSFDLSFAPGYDSYFGYIFRITNEQGQNTDLIYSNQTQSINLVSGDEYTGILFKFPPSEVAGKWYHLQFTFNQQTRITTLRINGQVAGMAALPASLGNQLHIIFGANHYKYSNTYDLPTMRLRDVQIAQGGKTQYHWALRQHDGDRDIDLINHNIAEIEHPIWLAKAYSEWTTRQKITANGNAGLTFDKEKGILYITASDSTYQFTCNGNKLTALPLAQPRKLASGNVTEYDSKRHQLMNYFVDDQQVAWYDDTQRTWSKTAEGNKVTGFWQHNHFYSSYDSSLYVFGGYGHYHYTAEIQKYSTTDDQWKTVVAKGDKFAPRYMAALGATDNGDSAYILGGHGSATGDQLLNPENFYDLLLFDVKRHTFKKIYTLDKPDVPMAFGNSMVVDTKEHAYYALAYANDRMESSLQLIKGSLDKPGYIKLGNEIPYQFYDIKSTASLYYYAKGQELIAVSLYTTDNNTTEIKINTILFPPALLMPDEDEGERNYQYLLWGIVILTTLLTGILLRRKKQEQVAPVSRIYHLPEPPKIAPAFRILELPAPVEKKKAAVYLLGQFTVIDKERNDVSKLFSPLVKELFLLIFLHSSFGRKGISSEKINEILWTGRSVKDAKNNRSVNMVKLKNILEKLGDYSLAKENGKWKLSFDEEVYVDIRHCHQLILRNNIPQLVQVCGRGGLLMETDYSWLDKFKSDLSTELLNIFTRHLDEHAEQLAPEELIQTCDSMLHFDSLCEEAVMYKCRALVAMHQHATARSLFRNFKNEYEEIYGEPFEKDYMAVMVND, from the coding sequence ATGCCAGGGCTTCCCTCTTCTGTTGTAGTAAAGTGTCATTTATTTATTACTACTGTTCTATTGTCTGTGTTCGTATTTTCGCCATATGCATTATGTGCGCAGGGTGTGTATGGGCTTGAGTTTGCAGGTAAAAAAATCGCACAGGAGTTACGAACTTCACTGAATCTTTTTCCAGACAAACCACTTACCGTAAAAGATAACCTGGACCTTTCATTTGATCTTTCTTTTGCACCGGGATATGATTCTTATTTCGGTTACATTTTTAGAATTACAAATGAACAGGGGCAGAATACAGATCTTATATATAGTAACCAGACGCAGTCTATTAATCTCGTTTCCGGAGATGAATACACAGGTATTCTATTCAAATTCCCACCATCAGAAGTGGCTGGAAAATGGTATCACCTGCAGTTTACATTCAATCAGCAGACGCGTATAACCACATTAAGAATCAATGGACAGGTGGCGGGAATGGCTGCCCTGCCTGCTTCTTTAGGGAATCAACTACATATCATCTTTGGTGCTAATCATTACAAGTACAGTAATACCTACGACCTGCCTACTATGCGACTGCGGGATGTGCAGATTGCACAGGGAGGTAAAACACAATACCACTGGGCATTACGACAGCACGACGGAGACAGGGATATCGATTTGATTAATCATAATATAGCAGAAATAGAGCATCCTATCTGGCTTGCAAAAGCATACAGCGAATGGACCACACGGCAAAAAATTACAGCAAATGGTAACGCAGGCTTAACATTCGATAAAGAAAAAGGTATATTATATATAACAGCCAGTGACTCCACCTACCAGTTCACCTGCAATGGAAACAAGCTTACTGCCCTACCACTTGCGCAGCCCAGAAAATTAGCTTCCGGGAATGTAACTGAATATGATTCGAAGCGACATCAGCTCATGAACTACTTTGTAGATGATCAGCAGGTAGCATGGTATGATGACACACAACGCACATGGAGCAAGACTGCTGAAGGGAACAAAGTAACAGGATTCTGGCAGCATAATCATTTCTACTCTTCGTACGATAGCAGTCTCTACGTCTTTGGCGGATATGGACACTATCATTATACTGCCGAAATACAGAAGTACAGCACTACAGATGATCAGTGGAAAACTGTCGTTGCAAAAGGAGATAAATTCGCACCAAGATATATGGCAGCACTGGGTGCTACTGACAACGGGGATTCCGCTTATATACTTGGAGGACACGGCAGTGCAACAGGCGATCAGCTGCTGAATCCCGAAAACTTCTACGATCTGCTATTATTTGATGTAAAGCGTCATACCTTCAAAAAGATCTATACACTTGACAAGCCGGATGTACCAATGGCCTTTGGTAATTCAATGGTGGTAGATACAAAAGAACATGCATATTATGCATTAGCATATGCCAATGACAGGATGGAGTCCTCCCTGCAATTAATTAAAGGCTCCCTGGATAAACCGGGATATATTAAACTGGGGAATGAAATACCCTATCAGTTTTATGATATTAAATCTACTGCCTCATTATATTATTATGCAAAAGGGCAGGAATTAATCGCAGTTTCATTATATACAACTGATAATAACACTACGGAGATAAAGATTAACACCATCCTTTTTCCACCCGCATTGTTAATGCCGGATGAAGATGAAGGGGAAAGAAACTATCAATACCTGCTGTGGGGAATAGTGATCTTAACCACCCTGTTAACAGGTATCTTACTAAGAAGAAAGAAACAGGAACAGGTCGCACCGGTGAGCAGGATTTACCATTTGCCGGAACCACCGAAAATAGCGCCGGCATTCAGGATACTTGAATTACCTGCACCTGTTGAAAAGAAAAAAGCAGCTGTATATTTACTTGGACAATTTACAGTCATCGATAAAGAAAGGAATGACGTCAGTAAGCTATTCAGTCCGCTGGTAAAGGAATTATTCTTATTAATATTTTTACATTCTTCATTCGGCAGGAAAGGTATTTCTTCAGAAAAGATCAATGAGATCCTCTGGACAGGGCGATCAGTGAAAGATGCAAAAAATAACCGGTCAGTGAATATGGTGAAGTTGAAGAACATCCTGGAAAAACTGGGTGATTATAGTTTAGCTAAGGAAAACGGGAAATGGAAATTAAGCTTTGACGAAGAAGTATATGTGGACATCCGGCACTGCCATCAGTTAATTCTCAGGAATAATATCCCGCAATTAGTGCAGGTATGTGGCAGAGGAGGATTATTAATGGAAACAGATTACAGCTGGCTGGATAAATTTAAATCCGACCTGAGTACAGAACTGCTTAATATTTTCACCAGGCACCTGGATGAGCATGCAGAGCAATTAGCTCCCGAAGAGCTCATACAGACCTGCGACAGTATGCTGCATTTTGACTCGCTCTGCGAAGAGGCCGTGATGTACAAATGCAGGGCTTTGGTAGCTATGCACCAACATGCCACAGCGAGGAGCCTGTTCAGGAACTTTAAAAATGAATATGAGGAGATTTATGGAGAGCCATTTGAAAAAGATTATATGGCGGTGATGGTAAATGATTAA
- the dinB gene encoding DNA polymerase IV — MEQEANKKRKIIHIDMDAFYASVEQRDFPEYRGKPVIVGGPPNSRGVVATASYEARKFGVRSAMSSRRAVQLCPEGIFVYPRFDVYKEVSRHIREIFDRYTDLIEPLSLDEAYLDVSVDKLGIGSAIEIAKLIKQAIKDELRLTASAGVSINKFVAKIASDMNKPDGLTFIGPSQITTFMEQLPVEKFHGVGKVTAEKMKKMGLHTGGDLKRLSENEMKQYFGKPGGFYYRIVRGIDEREVQPHRETKSAGAEDTFPVDLTEAEEMNRELERIGGLVTTRLKRHNLKGRTITLKIKYSDFKQITRNQSLSFATDDLEVIVRTAKQLLAAVDHEDKAIRLLGISLSNFGELITIHGSSTQLSLFD; from the coding sequence ATGGAACAGGAAGCAAATAAAAAGCGAAAGATCATTCATATTGATATGGATGCTTTCTATGCTTCCGTAGAGCAGCGGGATTTTCCTGAATACCGCGGTAAACCTGTCATTGTAGGAGGCCCTCCCAATAGCAGAGGGGTAGTTGCTACCGCCTCTTACGAAGCCCGTAAATTCGGGGTCCGTTCTGCCATGTCTTCAAGAAGAGCGGTACAACTTTGCCCTGAGGGGATTTTTGTTTATCCAAGATTTGATGTGTATAAAGAAGTCTCCAGGCATATCCGGGAGATCTTTGACAGGTATACAGACCTGATAGAGCCCCTGTCATTAGATGAGGCTTACCTGGATGTGAGTGTGGATAAACTGGGGATTGGTTCTGCTATCGAGATAGCCAAACTCATCAAACAGGCGATCAAAGATGAACTGCGTTTAACAGCATCGGCAGGTGTATCTATCAACAAGTTTGTAGCAAAGATTGCTTCGGATATGAATAAACCGGATGGACTGACGTTTATCGGGCCTTCTCAGATCACGACTTTCATGGAGCAGTTGCCGGTAGAGAAATTTCATGGAGTGGGAAAAGTAACGGCAGAGAAGATGAAGAAAATGGGATTGCATACGGGGGGAGACCTGAAACGATTGTCGGAGAACGAGATGAAGCAGTATTTTGGGAAGCCGGGTGGGTTTTATTACCGGATAGTGAGGGGGATTGATGAAAGAGAGGTGCAGCCACACAGAGAAACCAAATCAGCAGGTGCAGAGGATACTTTTCCGGTCGATTTAACGGAGGCGGAGGAGATGAACAGGGAATTAGAAAGAATTGGTGGGCTGGTCACTACGAGGCTTAAAAGGCACAATTTAAAGGGGCGGACTATTACATTAAAAATAAAGTATAGCGATTTTAAGCAGATCACCAGGAACCAGTCTTTATCTTTTGCAACGGATGACCTGGAGGTGATAGTGAGAACAGCGAAGCAGTTATTGGCAGCGGTGGATCATGAAGATAAGGCGATACGGTTATTGGGGATTTCGCTGTCGAATTTTGGAGAGCTTATTACGATACATGGGAGTAGTACACAGTTGTCATTATTTGATTAA
- a CDS encoding RagB/SusD family nutrient uptake outer membrane protein, giving the protein MKRFKKIALYTSLALLPLLQNSCTNLDEKAYSELLTNNFYNNKNEVVSAVLRPYTHANAWITPGQNGWWRLSELSADQLAWPQKGRHGYDNAQWIRLHYHTWMVDEATVDRCWSLIWQGLGFCNDAIGNIEDRDAGAMGLTQEEKDGFTGELRLLRAFHYVRLLDLFGNFPIITKVGNPLSPETKPRAEVFAFVEKEIKDNLDKSPALSKALLGRMSKAGGYAMLAELYLNAEKWSGTARWDDCIAACDALINNTAGGMNGALVLDTNLTDTYKPNNDLSKEIIFSIAYDYIVSSFAPQWPGDFYHFNQGQINGNPINGNDGVVVIPGVYTTFEDADKRKKEWMLIGPQWKYGSADTLPVICSGGNEYDGKQLVFVDNIRKNAQGSTVSDMTQGEENSGVRFNKYRLGPLTDPSYRSCDWAVYRLSWIYLVKAEAIMRKNGGVATQEAVDLVNTVKKRAYSAADWPTHAYTTSTLTMDELLAELGREFIFEGYRRQELIRFDKFTTGTWWDHKASEGYRELFPIPRTQLQLNSNLKQNDGYPN; this is encoded by the coding sequence ATGAAACGATTTAAAAAGATAGCGCTATATACAAGTTTAGCTTTACTCCCATTGCTGCAGAACAGCTGTACCAACCTGGATGAAAAAGCTTATTCTGAACTGCTCACAAATAACTTCTATAATAACAAGAATGAAGTTGTGTCTGCCGTGCTCAGACCATACACACACGCGAATGCATGGATCACGCCTGGTCAGAATGGCTGGTGGCGTTTGAGCGAACTTTCTGCCGATCAGCTGGCATGGCCGCAGAAAGGCCGTCATGGTTATGATAATGCTCAGTGGATTCGTTTGCACTACCATACCTGGATGGTGGATGAAGCCACCGTTGATAGATGCTGGAGCCTGATATGGCAGGGTCTTGGATTTTGTAATGATGCCATCGGTAATATCGAAGATCGTGATGCGGGCGCAATGGGGCTTACACAGGAAGAAAAGGATGGTTTCACGGGTGAACTGCGCCTGCTGCGTGCTTTTCACTATGTGCGCCTGTTAGATCTCTTCGGTAATTTCCCAATCATTACTAAAGTAGGTAACCCTCTCAGTCCTGAAACAAAGCCTCGTGCAGAAGTGTTTGCTTTTGTTGAGAAGGAGATAAAGGATAATCTTGATAAGAGTCCTGCTTTGTCAAAAGCTTTATTGGGTCGTATGTCAAAAGCCGGTGGTTATGCCATGCTGGCAGAATTGTACCTGAATGCAGAAAAGTGGTCTGGTACTGCACGCTGGGATGATTGTATTGCAGCCTGCGATGCGCTCATTAACAATACTGCTGGTGGTATGAATGGTGCGCTGGTACTGGATACGAATTTAACAGATACTTACAAGCCAAATAATGATCTGTCAAAGGAAATTATCTTCTCTATCGCCTATGATTATATTGTTTCCAGTTTTGCACCACAGTGGCCTGGTGACTTCTATCACTTTAACCAGGGGCAGATAAACGGTAATCCGATCAATGGTAATGATGGGGTAGTGGTAATACCGGGTGTGTATACAACATTTGAAGATGCTGATAAACGTAAGAAGGAATGGATGCTGATAGGCCCACAGTGGAAATATGGCTCTGCTGATACCCTGCCGGTGATTTGTAGTGGTGGTAATGAATACGATGGTAAGCAGCTGGTGTTTGTGGATAACATTCGTAAGAATGCACAGGGTAGTACTGTTTCTGATATGACCCAGGGTGAAGAAAACAGCGGGGTGCGCTTTAATAAATACAGACTTGGTCCGTTGACAGATCCAAGTTATCGTAGCTGTGACTGGGCTGTATATCGCCTGTCATGGATTTACTTGGTGAAAGCCGAAGCGATCATGCGTAAGAATGGCGGTGTAGCTACACAGGAAGCAGTTGACCTGGTAAATACTGTCAAAAAACGTGCTTATAGTGCTGCTGACTGGCCTACACATGCTTATACGACTTCTACACTTACAATGGATGAACTGCTGGCTGAATTGGGCCGTGAATTCATTTTTGAGGGGTATAGAAGACAAGAGTTGATTCGTTTTGATAAGTTTACGACTGGTACCTGGTGGGATCACAAAGCATCTGAAGGTTACAGGGAATTGTTCCCGATTCCAAGAACACAGCTGCAGCTGAATTCGAACCTGAAACAAAACGACGGTTATCCAAACTAA